From Hermetia illucens chromosome 6, iHerIll2.2.curated.20191125, whole genome shotgun sequence, one genomic window encodes:
- the LOC119659130 gene encoding protein unc-50 homolog, which yields MKYPTSPTPSTSTSFAGTGGFASRSTSPLPPPAQYSANCLSATSKSYRFLRRLFKFNQMDFEFALWQVLYLFIAPQKVYRNFHYRKQTKSQFARDDPAFLVLLVVSLCVTSLAFAGVLGLTFARTLWFVFYVVFVDCIFAGIIVATFFWLVTNRFLRNSQLDPDIEWGYAFDVHLNAFFPPLVILHFFQLFFYGWLVLRSELFLSRLLGNTFWLLAFSYYIYITFLGYNCIPHLKNTRYILLGFPIAFILYVVTLVMAWNVTYSFVDFYKYRIY from the exons ATGAAATATCCAACATCACCGACACCGTCAACGAGTACTTCGTTCGCGGGGACCGGTGGCTTTGCGTCGCGAAGTACATCTCCATTACCACCGCCTGCACAATATAGCGCTAATTGTTTGTCTGCCACATCGAAAAGCTATAGATTTCTACGGCGACTGTTCAAGTTTAACCAGATGGACTTTGAATTTGCATTGTGGcaagttttatatttatttatagcgcCACAGAAGGTCTATCGTAACTTTCACTATAGAAAGC AAACAAAATCTCAGTTCGCACGGGACGATCCAGCGTTCTTAGTCCTGCTTGTGGTGTCTTTGTGTG TCACATCACTTGCATTCGCTGGGGTCCTAGGCCTCACCTTTGCCAGAACGTTGTGGTTCGTGTTCTATGTGGTTTTCGTCGATTGCATCTTCGCCGGAATAATCGTTGCAACATTTTTCTGGCTTGTAACAAATCGATTCCTGAGAAACAGCCAGCTTGATCCCGACATCGAGTGGGGCTATGCGTTCGATGTGCACCTGAATGCATTCTTCCCGCCCTTAGTCATCCTGCACTTTTTCCAATTGTTCTTCTACGGTTGGCTGGTGCTTCGGTCGGAGCTGTTTTTGTCAAGACTGCTAGGCAACACGTTCTGGCTACTCGCCTTCAGCTACTATATTTACATTACGTTCTTAGGATATAATT GTATTCCACACTTGAAAAACACTCGCTACATTTTGCTGGGGTTCCCAATTGCATTCATCCTCTATGTGGTGACTCTCGTCATGGCCTGGAATGTCACTTACTCGTTCGTAGATTTCTATAAGTACAGAATTTACTAG